From Myxococcus guangdongensis:
ACGAAGCGCGAGGTGCCGTTCACCGGGTTGGATTTGACGGCGGACGAGGTGGACCTGCACCTGCGGGACCACTCGAAGCAGGAGACGCGGCTGTCGCGTGGGCCGGGCCTGCGCCCCATCCACCTGTCGTGGAGCCCTGAGTTCAAGGTGATGGTGGTGTGGACACTGAAGGGGAAGGACTTCGTCTGCGTGGAGCCGTGGACCGCCGCGGCGGGTGCGCTGGCCACGGGCGAAGGGCTGCTGCACGTGCAGCCCGATGAACGGCTGTCGCTCGCGTTCGATATCGAGGTGTGAGCGACAACGGACCTCAGGCCGGTGGGCCGATCCTGGGGTTCGACGGCTGTGGCTGCGGCTGCTGCTCTCGTTCCGTGGGCTGTTGCGGAGGCTGTTGTGGCTGCTGCTGCGGTTGATGCACGGGGGGCTGCTGTGGATGCATCTGCCCCTGCAACGTCCCGTCAGCGGCGCTCTGGGGATTGCCGTTCCCCCGCTCGGAGCCCATGCGCCCCGCGGTCTGCTCGCCTTTGAGGTAGGCCTCCCACCTGGCCTTCGCCTGCGGGTTGCCGTCATGCATCAGGTAGCCCTTGTCGAGCAGGTCCTTCACCGCGGCGGAGATGGACGGGTACTTCATCCGCTGCCAGTTCTGACCGAGGAACACCCCCACCTCGTTGTTGTGGACGTCTATTGGGTCCACGGGCCTGCCGGCCTCATGGTTGGCGAGCAGCGTTCGCGCGGCCTCCGGCCCCAGATAGTGGGAGAGGAGCGCGGCCCACGTGGCGTGGCGCTCGGCGTCCACCGGGTCGTCGACGCCGTGCCCCACCGTCACCAGGAGGTACGAGGCGAAGACGAAGCCCGCGATGGACTCGAAGGGGTGGTCGAGGAAGTGCTTTCGCTCCGCCTCGTTGGCGCCGACGAGCTCCCCGACGAAGTCGACGATGCTCGCCGGAAGGGACTTCTCCCCCGCCACCGACGTCGCGTCGACGAGCACCACGGACGCCGCGGGAACCACACTCAAGCTCCGCGCCTCGAAGGGCTGGTGGAACCGGAACAGGGTTCGCGGCTGCTCCACATGCCTGCCCTCGATGAACTGTCCCGTTCCGAGATCGAACGTCGCGAGCAGGGCCGAGGAGAGACGGTGTTCGTCGCCCGACTTGCTCACGTTCAACGAATGCAGACGGAGCGTGGCCTCCGAGAGCAGCCCCTGAAGCCCATCCGGCTCCGGGAGGGAGACGGGAATGGAACCCAGGCCCCCGAAGGACGGCGAGAACTCCCTCACCAGCGGGTCCTTCGTGGGCGCCTGTCGTTCCGGCCGGACCTCCAACCATGTGCGCACGCGTGGCTTGTTGAGATCGAGCCCATCGCGAACGAGCTCCAGGTCGCGAGTGCGGTGCAGATGACCTGTGGTGACGCCCTGCTCCTGGCCCGAGGCCAGCGTGAACCGCTCGACGTCGAGTTGGTCCTCGCAGCGCCGGGCCAGGTAGGCGAGGCCCAGTTCCGGCGCGACGCCCGCCGTGAAGACGTCGTGAGGGGATTGCCGTCGAAGCATGACGGGCACGGTCCGATGCGTGGTGCCCTCGACGAGGTGGAGGACGAGGCCGCTCGCGCGCTCCTCGAGCATGAGGAACTGTAGCCGCCCCGCGAAGGTCGACGACGAGAGCTGGAGGAATCGCGCCTGCGTGTCGCAAGGGAACGCCACCCGGCGGAGCTCCGCGCCTCGCCACCTCGACACCGTCAGTCGCGCGGTCGCGCCCTTCCTGGACAGCGTGGCGTGAAGGATGCGGCGCCCATCGACCGCGAAGGTCTGTCGTTCGAAGGCAGGCATCTCCTGGGGACGAGGCAGAGCGTAGACACGCTCGCGACCCGTCCAGCCCGGCACGAAGTACAGCCCGCGGCCTGACGGTGCCGAGGATTCGAAGAAGATGTTCTCCATGGTGTTCTCCCTCTCTGCGTTCAAGGACGCGGCGTCATCCGTGGAACCAGCTCTCGCATCGCGGAGGCCACGGCCTCCGGACGTTCGACCCAGGGGAAGTGCGCGGCCCCCTCCACGGTCCGATGGAGGATATGCGGTCCCTGGAAGGGGGGCTGTGTCCACGGCGTCTGCTGGACGATTCGGTCGTCAGCGCCGCTGATGATGAGCGTGGGCAAGGTGCGCGGCCACCACGTGTGGACATACGTCTCATCGAAGTTCCGGTCCGACCAGTCGACCGCCGCGCGGTTGTAGGGCATCCGTCGCAGCAGCTCGCGGCCTACCGTCACACCCTCCGGCGTGAAGTTCCACTCCGCCGACGCCACCGCGATGTCTCGCAGTCGTTCATCCGTGCGCTCGGCTTCGTACCGCCGGGTCGCGGCGTCGACCTCGGGCAGGGGATGCCGCTGGGATTGGACCCGTCTCCCGGCAGGTCCACCATCCAGCACGTCCCCGGAACGTCCAGCATGTCCGCCAGACCGAACAGACTCTCGGACCCAATTCCAGGCCCACCCGGGAGGAACAGCCAGTTGAAGGGCCCTGGACGAGCGCTCCGTCGACGGAGCCGAACACCAGATGCCGTGAAGAACACTTCCGCCGTGCTGCCTGCGTCAACCGGGATCATTCGCCCCAATCAATCATCCCGCCCTCGCGACCGGAAGGGGCCGTGGCTGGAGACCCACCTGACCTCCAGCCACCCCACTTGCACAGAATCAGGGAGGGTTGACCGGCCAGAGCACGGCCTGCGCCGACTGCGTGCTCACCACCGTGCCCGCGGCGTTGCGAATGGTCACCGATACCGTCAGTCGCGTGGTCGCCCTCGCCTGGATGGCGCAGACCGGCCCCGTCGTCGCGCAGCGCGAATCACTCCACTGATACGTGTACCCGGGACCCGCGCCGATCATCTCGTAGACCAGGTAGGTCCACCCATCGTAGTACCCGTTGCACCGGTTCGGCGTCGGCACATCCTGCGCATCCGTGTCGACGTAACACCCCAACGTCCCCACCGTGAGCGCGGCCTCGTCCGTGGCCAGCACGTTGCCCTCCTGCGGCTCCGGGCCTCCACATCCCGCGCCCAGCCAGAGCGCGACGCCCGCTGACAACATTCCAATCCGAGATGAGAAACGGACCTTCGGACTCTTCCGCATGATGCTCCTCGCGAGTGGGTGCAGCGCCGTGAGCGGCCCGCAAAACCTACTCAATTCCTCTCTCCCGCACCAATCCTCCACGCCCAACGGAAACATTCACAAAAGCCCGTGGACATTCACAGCCCTCACGCACCGCGCCGAGACGCCATCCCAACTGAGCCCCAACGTGACGAGTGCAGCCGTGCAAATCTGGCTGCGTCGTGCAGGACAGCGCGTCCAACGACAACCGTCGCTTGCGGCACACGTTGAAATGGATGAGAAGGAGTCCACGAATGTGGCCTCCTCTCCTGTTCTTGCTGCTGAGCACTTCACCTCCCGGGCAGCCTCCGCCCGAGCCGGAGCTGGGCGAGATCTCCGACTTCAACCTGCTCACGCAGGGCTGGGTGGAGGATCCAGCCCTCGACCTGACCGAAGCCATCGTCCGCGGGCACCGCGCGCCTGTCTTCGAGAACCGGGATGGCAGCGTCTGCGTCGACATCGGACGCTGGTGGGGAAAGGACGAGACAGGTGAGAGTCGGAAGCACTGGCTCTGGGCCTCGTGTCCCGCAGCGTCGGATGGAGGCTTGAGCACTGCGCCCTGCCACAAGCTCATCTCCGTCGTGACGGACCTGTCAGTGCTCGGAGAGAGATGCTCGAAGGCGGC
This genomic window contains:
- a CDS encoding alpha/beta fold hydrolase, translated to MLDGGPAGRRVQSQRHPLPEVDAATRRYEAERTDERLRDIAVASAEWNFTPEGVTVGRELLRRMPYNRAAVDWSDRNFDETYVHTWWPRTLPTLIISGADDRIVQQTPWTQPPFQGPHILHRTVEGAAHFPWVERPEAVASAMRELVPRMTPRP